AGAAAAAGTCATGGAAATAGTTACTAGTTGGATGGAAAAAGGTATAGAACAAGGTATAGAACAAGGTAAAAAAAGTCTAGTAATCCGTCAGTTAAAGCGTCGTTTGGGAGAAATTCCCGTTCATTTAGAAACAGAGATTAGAAGTTTACCTCTAGAAGCAGTAGAAAGATTGGGTGAAGCTTTATTAGATTTTCAAAGTCTAGAAGATTTAGTTAGTTGGTTGAGTTAAAGTGAAAGTTATCGGTTTGATGAGCGGAACATCTGTAGATGGTATCGACGCCGCTTTAGTAGAAATAAAAGGCAAAAATCTAAATATAGAAGTATCTCTACTAGATAGCGTGATGTTACCCTATCCTACGTCATTAGCAACCCAAATACTGGCAGTAGCTGGAGGATGCGCTTTATCCCTAGCGGATTTAGCCAGTTTAGATGATGCGATCGCTCGTGAATTCGCAGCAGGAGCACAGTATCTCGCCCAAAAACACGCAGATGTCGCTCTAATTGGTTCACACGGTCAAACCGTCTATCACCGTCCCCCTGGTCTGTCTCTACCTCAACAGCTTGGCTATACCTTACAATTAGGAAGAGGAGAACTAATCGCTAATCTCACGGGAATTCCCACGGTGAGTAACTTTAGGAACCCCGACATTGCAGCGTACGGACAGGGAGCTCCCCTAGTATCAAAGGTAGACGCCGCTCTACTCACGGACATGACTAAGCCCAGATGTATCCAAAATATCGGTGGTATCGCCAACTTGACCTACTTACCACCCCAAAAAGAGCCAAATTGGCTAGAAAAAATTACCGGTTGGGATACAGGTCCGGGTAACGTACTACTGGATTTGGCTGTAAAACAGTTAACTCAAGGAAGAAAAAGCTTTGACCGCAATGGTGATTGGGCGTCTCAAGGTCAACCCGCTCACGAGCTGGTGGCTGATTGGCTCGAACAGGACTTCTTTCGACAATCTCCCCCGAAATCTACCGGAAGAGAGCTATTTGGGACAGAATACTTGGATCGCTGCGCTCAGAGAGCCCAAGGACTTCAATTAAGTGCGGCGGATTGGTTAGCTACCTTGACAGAATTGACGGTTGGGGCGATTGTGAATAATTATAGAGCTTTTTTACCTCAAATGCCTGCAGAAGTAATACTCTGTGGAGGAGGTAGTAATAATTTGTATCTAACCAAGCGATTACAGGCTAAATTAGGAGAAGAAATAACAGTTTTAACTACTGATACCCTGGGGATAAACTCTAAGTTTAAAGAGGCTTTAGCCTTTGCTGTCTTGGCTTATTGGCGCTTTGACAATCATTTCCCCGGTAATTTACCCCAAGTTACCGGAGCTAAACAAGAAATGTTACTTGGATCTATATATTTGCCTTCAGGTTAACAAGGAGTAAAATTTTGACTCACAGCTTTTTAGTAGAGACGGGAAAATGGTTAATTCACGGTAATTGGCTTGAACGCAATCAGCAACCTCTGAAAATCGAGGGGTCGATTGATGTCCGATGGAGTGAACAAAATTGGTTTACAATGAATTTAGAACTGAGTTTTCTCGAATCAGATCGAGAAGATCTCATTAGTAAATATCGCGGGCATTTTCACGAAGCGGCCTATCAATACACTTACGTTTTAAAGCAAAACTTACTCGGAAAAATTGAGGGAGAAGGTTGGATAGCTCTCGACTCCATTGTACAGCGTTACTGGGTGATAGGCGATCGTCAAAGAAGAGGCGGTTTTGAAACTTTTTATCGGATTAGTCCCCAAGCTTACCATCTTTCAGGCGCAGTCTTTAGTGGTCATTTTATCACCAGCACGATTGAAGCACAGGTGAAGCGGCAAATTTAGTTTTTTTAAATGGAGTTGAGATTAAATGTCTGTAGATCGCAATCTTAACCGTATTATTGCCAAACGTTATCGTCTTGTCCAGTTGATTGGGACGGGAGCGATGGGTCAAGTTTATCGTGCTGAAGATAAAATACTCGGTAATGCTACCGTAGCCGTTAAATTCCTCTCCCAAACTCTCCTGAATGAGAAAATGCGCGAAAGATTCGAAAGAGAAGCGACAATTTGTGCCAATTTAGCCGAAAAAAGTATTCATATTGTAGGTGTCAGAGACTATGGCGTCGATGAACATCAGATACCGTACTATATCATGGAATTTCTGCAAGGGCGTAGTCTCAGCGACATAATTCAAGAAGAAAACATCTCTCAAGCTAGATTTCTTTCTCTCTGTCGGCAAATTTGTCTAGGCTTAGAATCCGCTCACAAAGGCATTGTTTTCAAAGGTCAACATTCTCCTATTATTCATCGTGATATTAAGCCAAGTAATATTTATGTTATACATGATCCTACGATAGGGGAATTAGTCAAAGTTCTAGATTTTGGTATCGCCAAATTAATTCAATCAGGAGGATCTCAAACTAGTTCTTTCATGGGGACTTTAGCTTATTGTTCCCCTGAGCAAATGGAGGGTAAAGAACTAGATAATCGTTCTGACATTTACAGCTTAGGTATCCTGATGTACGAGATGTTAAGCAATGAAATGCCTATACTTCCAGAAAC
Above is a genomic segment from Gloeocapsa sp. PCC 73106 containing:
- a CDS encoding DUF4351 domain-containing protein — translated: EKVMEIVTSWMEKGIEQGIEQGKKSLVIRQLKRRLGEIPVHLETEIRSLPLEAVERLGEALLDFQSLEDLVSWLS
- a CDS encoding anhydro-N-acetylmuramic acid kinase — translated: MKVIGLMSGTSVDGIDAALVEIKGKNLNIEVSLLDSVMLPYPTSLATQILAVAGGCALSLADLASLDDAIAREFAAGAQYLAQKHADVALIGSHGQTVYHRPPGLSLPQQLGYTLQLGRGELIANLTGIPTVSNFRNPDIAAYGQGAPLVSKVDAALLTDMTKPRCIQNIGGIANLTYLPPQKEPNWLEKITGWDTGPGNVLLDLAVKQLTQGRKSFDRNGDWASQGQPAHELVADWLEQDFFRQSPPKSTGRELFGTEYLDRCAQRAQGLQLSAADWLATLTELTVGAIVNNYRAFLPQMPAEVILCGGGSNNLYLTKRLQAKLGEEITVLTTDTLGINSKFKEALAFAVLAYWRFDNHFPGNLPQVTGAKQEMLLGSIYLPSG